A single genomic interval of Armigeres subalbatus isolate Guangzhou_Male chromosome 1, GZ_Asu_2, whole genome shotgun sequence harbors:
- the LOC134205356 gene encoding protein obstructor-E-like, which produces MLKSIVIVAVFAVAATHAQFTCPKNRGQFEHPEQCDKYYVCDEGVATEKICPDGLVFDQTIRLVNKCDQPFSVDCGDRLELQEPQGTSDYCPRKNGFFSHPDPTICNVFYNCINGEEVEMSCTGSLHFDEKSGTCVWPDVAARTGCASNAYKKLNDGFECPKESRFDKNGLAIIHPNYPHPTDCSRFYYCLNGNEPRQGQCDAGLVYNEDVQRCDNPDNVPECKDWYKDEEVKKQ; this is translated from the exons ATGCTGAAATCGATAGTTATAGTTGCCGTGTTTGCGGTTGCCGCTACAC ATGCACAGTTCACGTGCCCGAAAAACCGGGGCCAGTTTGAGCACCCGGAGCAGTGCGACAAGTACTACGTATGCGACGAGGGCGTAGCAACGGAGAAGATCTGCCCGGATGGGCTCGTGTTCGATCAGACGATCAGGCTGGTCAACAAGTGCGATCAGCCCTTCAGCGTGGACTGCGGTGACCGTTTGGAATTGC AGGAGCCCCAGGGAACCAGCGATTACTGTCCACGAAAGAATGGCTTCTTCAGCCACCCTGATCCGACAATCTGCAACGTATTCTACAATTGCATCAACGGCGAGGAGGTGGAAATGAGCTGCACCGGAAGCTTGCACTTTGACGAAAAGTCCGGAACCTGTGTCTGGCCCGATGTAGCCGCCCGCACTGGATGCGCTAGTAACGCCTACA AGAAACTAAATGACGGTTTCGAGTGCCCCAAGGAGTCCCGATTCGACAAAAACGGCCTCGCCATCATTCACCCCAACTACCCGCATCCCACGGATTGTTCCCGTTTCTACTACTGTTTGAATGGTAACGAGCCACGTCAGGGACAGTGTGACGCCGGACTTGTCTACAATGAAGACGTTCAGCGCTGTGACAACCCGGATAATGTTCCGGAATG CAAAGACTGGTATAAGGATGAAGAAGTGAAGAAGCAATAA